A genomic region of Staphylococcus roterodami contains the following coding sequences:
- the ahpC gene encoding peroxiredoxin — translation MSLINKEILPFTAQAFDPKKDQFKEVTEEDLKGSWSVVCFYPADFSFVCPTELEDLQNQYEELQKLGVNVFSVSTDTHFVHKAWHDHSDAISKITYTMIGDPSQTITRNFDVLDEATGLAQRGTFIIDPDGVVQASEINADGIGRDASTLAHKIKAAQYVRKNPGEVCPAKWEEGAKTLQPGLDLVGKI, via the coding sequence ATGTCATTAATTAACAAAGAAATCTTACCATTTACAGCGCAAGCTTTTGATCCAAAAAAAGATCAATTTAAAGAAGTTACAGAAGAAGATTTAAAAGGTTCATGGAGCGTAGTATGTTTCTATCCTGCTGACTTCTCATTCGTTTGTCCAACTGAATTAGAAGACTTACAAAATCAATATGAAGAATTACAAAAATTAGGCGTAAATGTATTCTCAGTTTCAACTGATACACACTTCGTCCACAAAGCATGGCATGACCACTCTGATGCAATCAGCAAAATTACTTATACTATGATTGGTGACCCTTCACAAACAATCACTCGTAATTTTGATGTATTAGATGAAGCTACAGGTTTAGCTCAACGTGGTACTTTCATTATCGACCCAGACGGTGTTGTTCAAGCATCTGAAATTAATGCTGACGGTATCGGCCGTGATGCTAGCACATTAGCTCACAAAATCAAAGCAGCTCAATACGTACGTAAAAACCCAGGCGAAGTATGTCCAGCTAAATGGGAAGAAGGCGCTAAAACATTGCAACCTGGTTTAGATTTAGTAGGTAAAATCTAA